The sequence CTGGGCCTGGTGGGGCCCAACGGGGCGGGGAAGACGACGACCATGCGCGCCATCACCGGCATCTTCCCGCCCACCGCCGGGCAGATCCGCGTGGCCGGGCACGACGTGGTGAGCGACCCGG comes from Longimicrobiaceae bacterium and encodes:
- a CDS encoding ATP-binding cassette domain-containing protein, with translation MSSNASGPPMIAVERLTKTYDRRVAVDDVSFTVGGGEILGLVGPNGAGKTTTMRAITGIFPPTAGQIRVAGHDVVSDP